Part of the Bacillus andreraoultii genome is shown below.
TAGAAGAAAAACTTTCGTATTTAGATGTATATATAAATAAACATAGAAATGAGAATGTCCTTGATATTAGTCCAAGAGGGATTAATAAGTGGAGTGCTTTACAGTCTATTGGAATAAAGGAAGATACATATATTGCCTTTGGAAACGATGCAAATGATATTACAATGTTTGAAAATGCACTGCATACTGTTATGATAGGCTATCACGATCAATTGTCACCTTTTGCAAAAGAGACGATTCTCTTAAATGGTGATTTCGAACAGGAAATCGTAGAGAAAATACGTACACTTTCAAAGAAGTATAGCTATTAAATATTTTAATAGACTATTCAGACAAGTAGGTTTATAATAACATGAATACTGCGAAGGAACGATTACTTAAAATTATTGATGAAATTCCAGATCAAGAAGTCGATAAAATTCTAGTTGTCGCTGAATATTTAAAGTCAAAATAAGAAAAAAGTTATCAGTAGATTTAACAAAAACAGGCAAAAGTAGCATTGATTTTTGGGTCAATGAACTTTTGGAAGGAACTTGAAATGCCAGGTATATACAAACTATCATTTAACAGTAAAGATTTGGTGGATGTACAAAGAGTTTAGAAATGACCGAAAAAGATGATCAATAAGATGCACCAAAGCACCTGTTACATTTCATGGGCAAAGGATAAAGTGAAACTTCAATCAGTGGGGGCTTCCTCATTCCCCACTGATTAAGCTAAAATCGTCAAGTCCTGTCGCTATTATTCAAAAATGTAATCTTCTAGAGATTTAGCGTGTTGAATCTCTTTTGGTAATTTTACAAAACTTAAGTAATACTTCCCCTCCATTAAATTAAAAGATTGATTCTGCACTTCAAAATTGTTCCCTAAATCAATTTTAATAGTTAATTTTCTGTTTTCCTGATTAGGTTTTTCTCCAAAAACAATAAAATACCTGAATTATTCACAGAAATTCAGAAACTTATTATAACTTATGGATTACCAAGCCTTTTCGGCTTTATTGTAATTCATTAAAAAAGTGAAAAAAGAATCCATTTCTGTTAAAGTTAAAGTAACCAAAACAAAAACCAAACAGAAAGGACTCTTTATATGGTTACTTTAACGCAAAAAACACTTGATTTCAATCATAAAATTAAATTGTCAAATGATGGAGGTTCTCTTTCCTCCGATACAGGTGAGTTTCTTTTTAGAGAATTCGATGAAAAAATTGGTTTTTCAAAGACTTTAGTTAAGTACTTGAGACTTAACGATTCAAGGAAATATTATCTTCATTCAAATGAAAACTTGTTACGTCAAAAAGTCTATCAAATCATTGCCGGGTATGCGGAAGATGATGCGGCTGATCAGTTGACTCATGATCCTGTGTTTAAGGAAATCATTGAAACTCCAACACTTGCTTCCCAGCCCAGTTTGTCTCGCTTTTATACACGATTTGATAAAGATTCAATTGAACAATTAAATCTGGCTAACCAAGAAATGCTTGATAAGATTCATTGTTTTCGACAATCGAAAGAGTTATTTATCGACTTGGATTCGACTCATTCGGATACATATGGGGACCAAGAATCTTCGTCATATAATACTCATTATGGCACGATGGGTTTTCATCCATTAGTCGCCTTTGATGGTGCGACTGGTGACTTTTTGAAAGCACAACTCCGTCCCGGAAATGTTTATACATCAAATGGTGTGGTGGAATTTATTCGGCCTCTCATTAAACATTATAACGAAATGTTTCCGGAAACTACCCTGTTTCTTCGTGGAGATAGTGGGTTTGCTGTTCCGGGATTATACGATCTGTGTGAAGAAGAATCTGTTTTGTATATTATTCGGTTGAAATCGAATTCACAACTACAAAGTTTAGCGAAGGAATACCATCCTTCTTCCGCACCTTTAGATGTTTCCAAGACGGAAACCTATTATGAAGAAACGATTTACCAAGCAAAATCATGGTCAAAACCAAGAAGGGTGATTATTCAATCGGTACGTCCTGCAGGTGAGCTGTTCTTTACCCATTCCTTTTTTGTTACTAACTTTGAATTAGCTTTTCCTCAAGATATCGTCCGAGCTTATCAAAAAAGAGGGACGATGGAAAACTATATCAAAGAAGCAAAAAATGGCTTTTACTTTGATCATATGAATAGCCACGCTTTTCTAGTGAACGAAGTAAAAATGATGTTAACACTTCTTGCATATAATTTGACCAATTGGTTACGAACTCTTTGTTTTCCGGAAGGTCAAAAA
Proteins encoded:
- a CDS encoding IS1380-like element ISBco1 family transposase — protein: MVTLTQKTLDFNHKIKLSNDGGSLSSDTGEFLFREFDEKIGFSKTLVKYLRLNDSRKYYLHSNENLLRQKVYQIIAGYAEDDAADQLTHDPVFKEIIETPTLASQPSLSRFYTRFDKDSIEQLNLANQEMLDKIHCFRQSKELFIDLDSTHSDTYGDQESSSYNTHYGTMGFHPLVAFDGATGDFLKAQLRPGNVYTSNGVVEFIRPLIKHYNEMFPETTLFLRGDSGFAVPGLYDLCEEESVLYIIRLKSNSQLQSLAKEYHPSSAPLDVSKTETYYEETIYQAKSWSKPRRVIIQSVRPAGELFFTHSFFVTNFELAFPQDIVRAYQKRGTMENYIKEAKNGFYFDHMNSHAFLVNEVKMMLTLLAYNLTNWLRTLCFPEGQKTMQIDTIRTRLIKAASKVVKSGRSLYFKLSSSFVYQNFFWDVLNRIQKLQLE